The sequence tgaaaacataaacaacaaattttaaagtatgtatttaaaaatatcaattaataatataagcataGATTAATGACCTTAAAAACATATCAGAATTGTAACAacaaaatggagaaaaacaaagcCCACTAAATggacagtgtccccttaagaaaattattttcctctaGTACCCGAGGATAAGAGGATTAGATCCTCTCAGGATGGAACAATTCTATTCGTCAAtatattgatacaaaaataatggtGTGAGTGAGTCATTCAACAAAGCAAAGTACATAAATATTTAGTTgtttagaagaagaagttcaaaatttccattgttttaaaatgaaaggagattctctatttatagacaacaaagggtactgtgaattttttaaaaataaaaatctaattatctaaaatttaaaattcgtATTAGacaatataagaaaattttaatgatattaattaaatattttagatatttattgTCCTtccaaattatattaattaataaatgtatgttcaattaaactaatattatgaaaaaataattgatttatatttttcaaattagcatattttaattgaaataatcataaaaaaactaaaattacaaGATTTCTATGAGCATCATGAAACGCAAGTTTGACAAAaagattaatattataaataaaatgtccTAACTTACTAAAACATTTGACAAAAAGATAATCTACCCAGTCAAGCTAAAAAATAAACGAATTGCAATAAGAAATCTCAAGTCAATATTACTAAAACAAGTGAAACTGAAATATATCATAGGTtctaaattcaaaacaaaaaaaattaacatgatACTCTTATGTCAGACTTTAACATGACATACATAAattctatttaatttaaaaattagaatactAACATAATTATgctaatgaaaaaaataaaaaattgtccTTAATATCTTGCATTAACCTAGCTAAGTTTGGAAATTATAATATTCCTGATGTAATCGCTACTTAAGTTATATATAAAAGATctattattacaaaaaatagaTAATACAAAAAATTGCATGGAATCACATGATGTAAAGGTTGAGaatgaaataaataacataaataaaagataattttttatgatataaaaatagataaataatagagacgataaataaaataataaatataaagtaaTCAGTTTGTAATTACACCAGATAATTACCAGTAATTCACAACTCCTCCCTGAGTATTGGAGAGTGCAATTACTCACCGCCAATAATGCCGAATTATCTATTGACTGAGTAATTACATGATCAATCAAACACTTTAGATAGTATAATTACACTCAATTATACCAAATCTAATAACTAGGTCGCTTTCCAAATAAGCATTTAATGTTTGTATAAGCAACTTCTTTTACATATTAATTGAAGCATGTTTCCCcttcttaaagtttttaaaactaaaGAGGTGAATGAGTTTGCACACTATCATTATATCTTTACTAGCTTGATATGACGTTTTATATACGAATTTAGCTACTTcaattttatagtaaaaatcTTTGTTTTAGATATCATTCACAAGTATTTTACCTAGATCTCCATAAAAAATATGTCTTGCTCTtatgaagaaaaacattaaaCTAGCTTTTTGAATCTGATCAAGAGGACAAAacaaattaagtaaaaaaatttcatcaatgtcttacaaaaatatatacgCAAACAAATTTGATCTTCAAAATAACAATTTCTACCATTTATATTTCAAAGAAGCTTATCGTAACTTGCTAAGTTtataactaaataatattttataggtAAGTGACAACATCACCTTGTAGCATACTATAATATGAACTCAAAGGTTTTAgcaaaaacaaacatataatGTGTCTAAAGAAGTGTTCACTTAACtaacaaaaaatactaataCAGCATCCCTATATTTTACTAGAGTTTCTCTTCTTCTCGGAAATAACTACATAATCCTTCATGACTTCTCTTTTAAAATGACTTCCTCTTTTTAGGATTGAAGGTTTATTgctaaaacaatataaaataatatgacatAACATCTCATTAAGAGagagaataatttatttttattatatcaagtttattttgaggaaaataaaaatatttgaattatattgtggtcctaaaagaaacaaaagtgATATTGTAAGACAATTTTCCAAACATAAATGACTTGTcaaaaaaattacttgaataaaaatataaaatcaaatttatgcatataggattttatttttatgataagaaatatgaaatattgGAGTTATAATAgtgaataaattaatttgagaGGAAGTAATATTTTGTTGAAAGACATATCTTCACtcaatttttaatgaataatttgattaaataacctttatttaatttattattattataataataataataataatagaaaagtGTTGAATATTGTTggatttttaagaaattaaattttatgaacTCATAGTTATTACtatttgtataatatacagTAATTTTACggtatattttttcaaattcatttacatttatagtaggaaaaattaaatgaattaatatattttaaaaataattacttattttagcgatattttttgtttattatcatttatagcaatattgtaataaatctgtaatatgtattaaaagtgaattatgtatgcaatatatttgaattataattgttatttaaaatatattatgtttgtttggtaaaaaattgtcacattgtattataggtgtattaaaatgtgtgataaatgtattatcaatcattaaaacttgtattatgtGTGAATAATAAACTGGGGCAAGCACAACACTCGTTCCCGCAGCCATTGTTGCAGCTGATAGACtcaaaagtaatatatattaaacttgtattataaatgaattaaaagtgattaagtgaaaaaaataaaaatgataaatatatttttattataatatatttatgtaagtttccctttataGTATTTAAATCTATGTATATAAGTTTTGagaatgaataagtttttaaattcaaacaatCCTTTTTAATTGTTGAATACATATTACTAGATAAAAAACTTTTCTAACACATATAATTTGTATCTGTAAGagtaaaagtttaaaattttatataaaaaaatacatagtcAATTaactttgacaaaaaaaaaaatcacatagtTATGGAATCAACGTcgaaatttaaaacattaaaatgtcTAAAAATCATACTATATAGATTACAAACACTCATACAAACTAGGGTTATATTTTAGTATAATTATAGTAACTAGTAAAACTATCCCCGCTTCGCGCGGGaattaaatattacaaaatttataaagtaTTACTTAAAGTATATCCAACATTAtcactaaaacactatattatcttacGTGCAAGATTACGTAacaacaaacattaataatgtaaaggaaaatgaaaattattacatcttaccattatccttaataacattagcataaattaatgattgttaGAAGACATACAGGATTTATAACATAAACAATGGTCTTAGTGAGTCATTCAACATGAGCaatgtatacaaatatttaattgtgaatgaGGAGGAGGacaaggagaaggagaagaaacacgtacacaaatatttaattgtgaatgaggaggaggaggagaaggagaaggaaatGAAATACTAAGAGGTGTAATATTTTCGTAGTTTTatatgagaggaaatccctctatttatagacaacaaagggtactgtaaaaaaattgttattgtgCTTCATCAGAAAGGTttcaactatttggaaaagttgcaaccctttgGAATGCTCACaatcttttataaaagttgcaacttttcatcaaagtcgcaattcttcatcaaagtcgcaacttttcataaaagacagaacttttcataatagacgcaactcttcattaaagttgcaacttttcataagagtcacaacttttcatcaaagtcacaactcttcattaaagtcatgactttttataaaagtctaACTTTTCACGAAATGAGAAGGCTAGTTTtggtaataaattaaattaaaagggaatcctAATTTCTGGTGATGCCACGTAGGCGAGcttaagattttcttttatatatatatatgattattcctttatcatagaaaaaaaagaagattatagttataatattatttcaaaaacattgttctataaataaaaagtcaaatatatataaaatggaccttaaatCCCTTTCTTTGTTAAGCAAAATTTCCAACTTGGCTCTTTATCGAGCATCGATCAGAAGCAGCTAAAATCTCAACTGCAGACATTCTTGTTCGTTATCTATCTACCCCATTACCTCTAATCTGCTTCTGATTCATCTGAAGTacgaaaattttgagattccaAGTTGCCAGAATTGACAATTTTCGATACTAAATTGCTCAAAAACGCGTTGATTCTTGGGTTTGGTGGAATCAATTTGGTTGGTCATCTTTTTGAGCTTGGTCTTGGTCTTTGTTTTTGCCATTTCTTTGTGGGTTTTAAGAGAGCTTTATTTTTTGTGGTCAGAAGGGAAGAATATCAGGTTTGAAGTTTTTaattggtgattttttttttcatttgcttTTATGGGgtttttgttattacttcaatTGCTTTGTTTTTGTGTAATTAAGGTGCTCTAGTTCTGTAATTGAAATGGAGTTTTGTAATTAATTGTGATTTTTGTTAGGATTTGCTAGTTATTGTTATTAGGATGGTTCTTGATTGTTTCCTTGTTTGGATAGTACAGCAATGAAATGTATTTCTGATAGATTTTGCTGCAAATTTATCGGGAGAAAGTTCAAACCCATGTTGGAAAGTAGAAGGTTAGAGGGTTGTAGAGGATGGTTAGAATACCAGTTGATTTTGTGGAGATTAGGTGGCATGAGAGGCAAAGTCACAATTTGATGCTTACGGGTTCTAGATTTTGATCCTTTTTGAGTTACTAGGTTTTACATTAATATCTATGCATATTCAATGATTTTTTCAAGACAATACTAAGTTTGAACTATAGCTAATCCATAGGCAAGATTTGCACTCTGCCGCGGGTGCAACCCATGGCCCCGACAGCTTGATATAAGGGAGTGTTAGAAGGAAAATTCTCATATAGTTATAAAGTTTGCTCTTTATGATAAATCTGTTCTTAGATTTCCACTTGCCTTTCTGGCTTTCCATGTTTCAGGTCTCAAATGTCCATCTTTGTCTTACTTCTTTTTGAAGATAGAGTTGTGTTCAGACAGTATTAAGCTACAGTTGGACCTAAATAGTGAGTTTATGTTGTCCCTAAGAATGGCAAGTGGTTTGAAGTAGAGGAGTGATAATTTGAGATTTCTGGTCGAAATCCCAGCTATTATACTCAGTGATAAGTGCAAATGCTCAGTCTTGGTGGGCAGGGTTATTTGGAacttatatttgttttttttactgGTTGCCTGGTTGATGAGTTGGCAAGTTTCCCCAAATACTATAGTCACTTAGAATAAAGTGACCTCATTATCATAGAAATGTCCTGAAAATTGGGTTAGAGAAGGAAGAGCACTGAACTTGATAGTAATACTTGTAGGAACGAAATATGAGTGACAACTGTTGCCTTAATACTTGTGGAGAATCAGTCAGCTGTACTGGGGTAAGGGAGTTGCTGAATATCTGCTTCACTCTAACGTACCAGATGTATTCTCCATTCTGATAAAATAGCACAAGAGTTCTCTGTAGAATATGGAGCAGGACTTCTTATTTCTGGATCTAGAAGAAATCTGATTTGCCTTGCCGATAAGTGTGTAGGTGGCAATATTGACTTTAAAGCTCAAGTCTTTAACCAAAATAAAGTGGACAGATAGAGGATTTAAAATAGAGGGTCTCGAAATCTCACACTTGCGCTCACATGGAATAAAAAGAGGAAGTTTCAATTATTTGTGGTCTATGAAATGGGGAGATTGACGAGGATGTTACACATTGTATTGCAATGGGGTTGATCAGATGGGGGATCACATCCAGTGTGTTGTGTGATAAGAATGTGCCCCCTAGCCTTAACatgtatgttttataaagtgGTGGTCAGATCAAATATGATGTATGGTAGAAAGTGTTGGCTAGTCAAGAACTCGCATGTCCAAAATATGAAAGTAGTGGAATTGAGGATGTTGATATAGATATGTGAGCATATTAGGAGAGATAGGTGAGAATCGAAGATATCTGAAACAAGGTGATAGTGGCCCCCGTTGTGGACTAGAAAAGGTTGGCGAAAATGAGATGTTTCGTACATGAGAAGAGAAGATGCACAGACACTTCAATAAGTAGGTGTGAGAGCTTGGCTATAGTGGGTATGGGGAGAGGTAAAGGTAGGCCGGAGAAGTAACCAGAAGAGGTTATAAGGTAGGACATGACACACTTTCAGCTTACTGAGGACATGACCCTAGATAGGAGGATCTAGAGGTCGAAGATTATGATAGAAGGCTAGTGGTAGTCGAGTATTGTCTAGTTTCCTTAtcagtattatttttattactcttCTACTATCTTATTCTTCTATTTTATTGTCTCTTTGGCTTCGGTTATCATACCATTTGTTATTGCTACTGTTCCCTTCTCTATTGTTTTCATTATAAATTGCTTCactactttatttgttttacATACCCGATTCTTAATATGCTTTACTTTGAGCGGAGGGTCTAGCAGAATCGACCTCTCTACTTCTCAAGGTAGAGGTAAGACTGCAGACACACCACCCTCCCCTAGCCTTCCTTGTGGAATTATACTGGGTAGTGTTATTGTTGTACATCTTCATCTAACCGTGCATTTTCTTGGTGCAAACCTTAAGTCATTGATTGGGGACTCCTCTGTatcccccccaccccaccccaccccaccccactaTTTACAGTTGGGTATTTGGTATGACTTTCGTATTATTCTTCTCCAAAGTTTCATTCTATGAGTCATAAGTTGAGTACGATGATCATTCAGACAACTTTCACTTGTCAGGGAAAGGAACAGGTTAAAGGAAGATGTGAGTTTGTAGATACAATTGTATAGGAAATTCATGACAATGAGACCTTAGTAAAGGGAgcaaaaattaatcaaataggAAGGAGATAAAGGAATGGACTGAAAGGGAATTCTCTAGGGAATAAGTTTGGAAAGGAGTTATATGCTGGAGATAAAGATCCAGGATCAGATGACTTCACCTTGGTGTTCTTCTGAAAATATTGGCACAAGGTTAATGGTGACATTATGGAGAAAGTATGATCTTCTCATGAAATTGGGAGGTTTGTTAAAGGTTTCAAAGCTTTGTTGACCTCAATAATATAGAAGGACcaatatcaaatacaaaaaataacagAACCATTAGCCTAGTAAAAAGTATCTGCAAGATTATTAATAAGATGCTCTGCATTAGACTAAAGAAGGCTGGACAAGATACTATTAACATTCCATATACAGTCATGGAAGGTCTTAAGAACAATTATAAATAGTGTTATAGACTTTAGTAAGATTCTGGAAATAGAATGTGAtgtaaatcaattggagttaaTTAGAATGAATCAGGGATATTTAGGATCAATAGGACAATTCAATTCCTGTAACTATGTATTCATTTCCTATTTTATGATGTGTGCAAAATATTAAACCTTCATTGGTTGAAAGGAATAACCAAGGTGAAAGTCATAAAACATGTCTGGAACCCATCCTTCTTTCTTCCACATCattcttttctcttcatttttgaaAAGGATGGAAAAATCTACAAACGGCACTTGTAGCTAGTAAAATGGTggattctttaaaaaaaaaaaagaaactcattGAGTACTTTGCAAACTGCACCTTGAGAAGGCATAGTTATAAAATCATATCAGGGCCTTTGGATTTTGTGATGGAGAGGATGGGCTTCacaaaaagaaggatcaagtCTCCTTAATCACTTTTAGGCTTTTCAAATAAAActcattgatttttattttttataaaatcggTGATTTGTAAGTTTTGTTAGTAAACACTAAATCAGAAGAAAGAGGATGCTGGAGGCAGTTACAACCAAATTATATTACCATTACAAGCTATGCGATGTGCCAATGAAATCAACAATAACCGAGCTATCATTTACACCAACAATAGCCTTGTTGTACCAAAATCTAAGCACAAATAGTCAATTTTGTTTGTGCTTGTGTAGATTCTTCTTTATCCTCAACATATCTgttatttctttcctttcaatCTATGTTGCTCAAACTCGGGTGCGGACCTAGAGGTCATATCCTTCATCCCATAAATTTTAGGATTTGAGGGTATGGAACCGAGTGCTAATACGGGTGTGCTAGGATACAGCTAATAAGTGTGTATTACAACATAAAAGAATGTATCTACTACATATATAAGTATATCTCGATTAATAAATGTTATTAAACTAAACTGATAAATTTGATTCTATATAAATAcctaatattttattcataagaTATCTCAAGTAATGTTAAAAGATtatcatacttcatataacTATATAAATATGACATGAACCCAAAAATCATACCAAATATCTAACCCATTTATACTTCTTGGTCATAGATATAGTCAAAACATCCAAGGTAAGTTTAAATACAATATGGATCCCACAGCCATCAAACGACACAGGTGAAACAGGGATTTTGAAAGGTCCAAGCAACATAACTTCCAATTGCCACCAAAGGGCTGTTGGGATTTTTTCAAGTGAGAAAAAGAGGCGTTGTGGATTCCCTTTCTGCTGGAGGAACTGGAGAGTATCATGAGGCACTACTTTAGAGGCGCCATAGCTAGTGTAAGGAAGTAGGACAAAGTATGGGTTCGTCACCTAATATTCGTGAATGACACACAATACATATAACAGTATGACCTTGTACAACTATCGAGGCCTATCTTTAGTCATCGTAAAATTCAGTAGTCGGAAGAGTAGAGCAAAGATTAGCAGATTGAAAGTGGTAAGGAGATGCTTTCAAGCATACCTTCTTATTACATGGCTCACATGCAAAtgtataatgaataattgtaatgaTCCATAGAATTTCTTGTGAGACACAACAAGGAGGTTTAAGATGTTCACTTTGTAAATTCCAATAAAGAATTGGAGGCTTGGTTATGGACGTAAGGATTTCGTTCAAGCCCTCGTGGGGAAATGGATTTGGAGATTTGACAAAAAGAATCAGGCACTTTTGAAGATAGTGGTTGCTAGAATGTACAGGGGTATGGAGAATGGAGAACATCTTGATCGTTGGGGAGGTCTATGGAGGAGCATAATAGAGACAAGGATGATAATGGGAAAGATCCACTTCAAGGCGAGTAGGGGACAAAGTTTGCTCTGAAAATATAGATGGAGTCGTATGACCTTCCAAACAACTCTTTTACAACCatcttctaattttttctttttgaggaAGGTAACAATTTGTAGAAATAATCAGCACAAAGGTTGTGTTGAGAGCCATATTTACAATGTCAAAGCCAAGAAACAAATTATGTCTTTGTTCGTCTTACAAGGATtctaaaatgaaagaaagattCTGTATCACCTAAGACAGCCTCTTCCAGACCATCTTCCATATTAATCCAAAAAGACAATTCTATTGCACAAATGGAGCTCTTTGAGATTTAAGGTTGAAAAAAAGAACTTGCAGATTGGTAGATCGGTGAATTTGGAACACTATCCTATGATCAATTAGAAGATCTCCCTGATAGACTAAGATAGTTGAAGCAAAGCAGAATTAAAAATGTATGTTTTTTGTAATAAAGTCATTGTGCTTTCGAATACCAAGcagatagatgcaatctcctctACTCAATATGAGGAGCATTGGAACATATCTGTTTTTCTACTTGGCTAGTACAGTGGGGATTTTCTCACTGTTGAGAACATGGAGCAGAAGAGATGCTAATGTACAAGCCATCTGAAGTTAGGACCATCCAGTGCCTTACAGTGAGCCAATTATAGTGTACTTCATTGAATTAGTTAGACATGGAACCCTTCCCTGTCACAGAATTTTTTCTAGTTTGTGCCTTCTAAGGGAAGAACAGGAAAAAACAGGGCATGTGAAATAGCTGCTGATATCCTATGATGCATATGTTGGCGATTGAATGGAAAGAAATGGAGAGGCTTCTGAAAGTGTGGAATACTCGTTTTACAAATGATGAGATTCTTTTATTTCTGACCAGTAAAAAGAATGAGATTCTTTTGATATCTTGTAAATTTTCGCTGTACCTATGAGGTGCGTGTTACTATAGATGATTGGGTGCTATTTTGTTAAGTGGATTTTGAGGTTCTCTACTTTTTGGATGCCACTTGTATACAGGGAACTGtcctattatatatatgttattattacCTATcctaaatgagaaaaaaaaattgtcttggATGAGAAGGCATCTTCAGTCTCTTAGGGGTCGTTTTGTAGAGTGTATtagcaaaaataatgcatgcattaacttTGTATATTGGTAGTCCCTTGTTTGGTACACTTTTTCatgttatttataattaatgttTCCATTAGTTATACTCTCTATTGTGTATTGAGGAGTGTTACTAATACCATGGATTTCTAGGTATTAGTAATGCAAAGGGATTTAACACATGCATTAGCATGGTTGAAGACCCAATTTCGAAAGCACTTCTATATCTTTTCCACCATAATTGTGGAGGATATATTTGTAAATAGATATTTTTATGCAATGCATACTATTTTTATTACACCAAACCAAACAGAATACAAGCATAACTAATACACGCATTACACTCTAttgtacattatttttatacactctACGAAACGAACCCTTAGGATTCTCCTCTAACCCTGATAGTTTTGTACACATTTGGTGCCATTAGTTAAATAGTATTCACCAGAATCCTAAGGGGTAAAGCGAACATGACATTATCTGCTTACTGTAGTCTGCAATAGCTGAGCGAGTAAGACAGCTTGTGATCATAGGTTTCCTTGCAATATACTTTTTGGCTTTTGCGTTCATGATTGCTCTAATGAAGTAAATTTTAATCCTTTTAGAATGTCTGAGGATCCTTATCCAGCTGTGGGTCCTGAGTGTTATGTGCGGATTCATGGGAACCCAATAGCTTTTGCTCAGGAcctatatatgtataaattgtCCACtaacataaattaatatttgactGCGAACCaaattataattgtatattaacTTGAGGTCATTGTATGAACCCATTAACTTCAAATCCTGGATTCGCCTGTCTTCATCTGGATGAGTTAATTAAAGATAAGAGTCAGCTGTATTCCTGGAAATTGTCCATTAGAAAGCTTTTGCTTCTTCCTGATGTGTTTTTCAAATGGAAAACTTCAAACTGAATTCAGGTTATAAATTCACCGGCATCCAAAATCTTAATCTGCTCTTCAACGTGATACTACCTTGAATCTGTCAAAATAGTAGCTAGCCTGGTTTTGTTTCATGATGGAACTTTCAAAAGATGGCTTCTAGAGATTCAAAACTAATGATTAAGCTACAGCCCATCTATACATTAGTGCGGTTTAATTTGTCTTAATTTGTGGCATAGTTTCCCATCAGTTTTCTTATCAAGTAAATTGAAGAGATAATTTGTCCAGTTTATCCTCTGTTATGCAACTCAGGTGTCTAACCTAGTTGGATATTGTTGATTTGGTTTATTGAGTAGTTTGATTGTTATTGACCAGGTGGAATGGAGATATCAATGTTAAAGATGCTTCTCAATAATATCTCCTGTTTTTGCCATTTATCATCAAGTGATCACATGAGTGGTGAACTGGTCCGTAGATATTACTGTAAGATTGAGGATATACTGAAGCTTGTAAAGCCGATTCTTGACTCCATTGTTGACGTTGAAGAGGCTTCTAGCGAGCTGCTCCTGAAAGCGTTTGCTGGGCTTGCTCAACATGTTGATGAACTGAGGGAGCTATTTGAAACCTGGGAACCATTGTgcagtaaaatttattttgtatgtttGGAGATCTATCTCGTCATAACTTTCATGTCTTGAATAAGCTGATTATCTTATTACAGTCTGCATTTAATACTGATTAAAGATTTAAATTAAGAGAAACTATTTCTTATTTGCATTCATCTTAACTTACTGACTAACATGTAGCACATTTTCAGTCCTTTCAGCTATTCTTTTTATCTAGTTTgctgatattttaatttttgatgatCCATAGGTCCTGCAAGCTGAACCATTGATTGGGAAAATTCGAACCTGTAGCCTGGAAGTACTTGAGCTCCTTAAATCTTCTCATAAAAGCCTTCCTGCTGATGTAACTTTGACAACTCTTGAGGTGGGTGCTAAGTACACGGCTTCTGTGTCTGTTCTACCTTTTAGTTGCATTCATCTAATCCTTCTGTGAAATCTTCCTCCCTACTGTCTCTTCTCATTTATTATGTTTGTGGATTTCTCATAATTTCTAAGGTGGGTGTATTTTGTTTGGATTGCAGCTCTATATACTGAAAATTAAGTATGttgattatgaattgatattaaTGACAATTACAAAGGTTATTAAAGCTCAAGTGGAAGGCTTGGGAGCCAGCCCAGATAACTTTGCCAAAATTGCTGATTGCCTAAGCTTGAACTCAAACGAAGAGCTTTTGATTGAGCTTGTGGCCCttgaaaaattgaaagagaatGCTGAACAAGCTGAAAAGACTGAGGACGTTGAATATATTGAGCAAATGATAACTCTTGTTTCTCATATGCACGATTGCTTTGTCACTGTAAAACAGTCCCAGAGCTGTACCACTGTGTCAATACCTCCCGACTTTTGCTGCCCTCTTTCACTTGAGTTGATGACTGACCCTGTAATTGTTGCATCTGGTCAAACCTATGAGAGGGCTTTTATAAGGAGATGGATTGATCTGGGTCTCACTGTTTGCCCCAAGACACGGCAAACTCTGGGGCATACAAATCTCATTCCCAATTACACTGTTAAGGCACTTATTGCAAACTGGTGTGAGATAAATGATGTGAAGTTGCCTGATCCCATGATATCTTTGAGCTTGAaccaaccatcttccctaaTAACACATGCAGACTCTGGTGCATCCAGGGATAACCATGTATTTCCCCTTACAAGGGACAAACACTCCTTGTCACCAGACTCCACACAATCTTTAGGTTCTCCGAGAAAGACTTTGATTTCGTCAAGTGTAAACCAAAGAGAGGAATCATCTCCATCTCATCTCCGTTCCTCTTCAGAGGATTCTTTACCTGGAGTTGCTGGTAATGTACATGCTTTTGATGTTGAAAGGATAATTATGAAGAGTGAAGACCGGATGGCCCACTCTGGAGAGATAAGCTCACATGGTCATAGTACATTAGCTGTTGATGAACAGTTATCTTCAGGTCATAATAGAACAACCTCGGCACCCAGCACGCTTGCTAATTCAAACTTTTCCCCTGTAATTCCCAGTGATGGAAATAAGTTGTCCTCACAGTCAGAAGCTGCTGCTGTTGCTTCAGGGGATGTTGTAGTGGATTCCAAGCCTGCTGCTTCTATCCCTCGAAGGGAGCCAGAATTTCCATCTACACTAGAGACGAGACCTCGTAATCAAGCGATTTGGCGCAGACCATCTGAGAGGTTTCCAAGAATAATTTCTTCCCCTACAGTTGAAAAAAGGGCTGATCTATCAGAACTTGAGGAGCAAGTTAAAAAGTTGGTTGAGGACTTGAAGAGCACTTCCATTGATATGCAGAGAACTGCTACAGCTGAACTCCGGTTACTTGCCAAGCATAATATGGATAACCGTATGGTGATTGCAAATTGTGGTGCTATTAGCTTGTTGGTTAACCTACTTCA comes from Solanum pennellii chromosome 1, SPENNV200 and encodes:
- the LOC107008077 gene encoding U-box domain-containing protein 4-like — encoded protein: MEISMLKMLLNNISCFCHLSSSDHMSGELVRRYYCKIEDILKLVKPILDSIVDVEEASSELLLKAFAGLAQHVDELRELFETWEPLCSKIYFVLQAEPLIGKIRTCSLEVLELLKSSHKSLPADVTLTTLELYILKIKYVDYELILMTITKVIKAQVEGLGASPDNFAKIADCLSLNSNEELLIELVALEKLKENAEQAEKTEDVEYIEQMITLVSHMHDCFVTVKQSQSCTTVSIPPDFCCPLSLELMTDPVIVASGQTYERAFIRRWIDLGLTVCPKTRQTLGHTNLIPNYTVKALIANWCEINDVKLPDPMISLSLNQPSSLITHADSGASRDNHVFPLTRDKHSLSPDSTQSLGSPRKTLISSSVNQREESSPSHLRSSSEDSLPGVAGNVHAFDVERIIMKSEDRMAHSGEISSHGHSTLAVDEQLSSGHNRTTSAPSTLANSNFSPVIPSDGNKLSSQSEAAAVASGDVVVDSKPAASIPRREPEFPSTLETRPRNQAIWRRPSERFPRIISSPTVEKRADLSELEEQVKKLVEDLKSTSIDMQRTATAELRLLAKHNMDNRMVIANCGAISLLVNLLHSEDMKVQEDAVTALLNLSINDNNKCAIANADAIEPLIHVLQTGSDEAKENSAATLFSLSVMEDNKIKIGRSGAIKPLVDLLGNGTPRGKKDAATALFNLSILHENKARIIQAGAVKYLVDLMDPATGMVDKAVAVLSNLATIPDGRAGIGQEGGIPLLVEVVELGSARGKENAAAALLQLCTNSNRFCNIVLQEGAVPPLVALSQSGTPRAREKAQALLSFFRNQRHGNAGRG